A region of the Litchfieldia alkalitelluris genome:
TGGAATCAAAATAGAAAGCATTTCAAACTTATTGCCCTATTTGCGATTGCACAGTTAATCATCGGGTTTGGGTCAGGGCTCGTGATTCCATATTTAAATTTATATTTTGCTGACCGCTTTAACACAAATAATTCTACAATAGGAATCATTTTATCTTTAGGTCAAGCAGCAACGGCAATAGCGATGATCATTGGTCCATTAGTAGTTAAAAAAGTGGGTGAAGTAAAGGCTGTTGTTTATTTGCAGCTTTGTTCTTTGCCATTCTTACTATTAACCGCTTATACAGAAAGCCTTCTCTTGGCTTCAATTGGTTTCCTATTTCGACAAGCGCTTATGAATGCCGGTAATCCAATACAAGCATCTCTGATGATGGCCCGTGTTGATGATTCAATGAAAGGTTTCGCAAACTCAGTTAATCAAATGGTTTTCTCATTAGGATGGGCATTGATGGGACCTGTATCAACGTCCATAGTCGTTATATATGGGGCATATTGGGGTTATGCTTATGTATTCAGTATAACCGCAAGCTTGTACTTAATAGGCTCGCTATATTTTTATTTTATGTTCAAAGATCGTGCTCGAATGAAGCCTCAACAAACTTTTGCAAAGATTTCATGATATTGACATATTTCTCGGGAAATTTATACAAAAAGAACTAATAATTTCGTTTTATTAGTTCTTTTTTATAATAATAAAAATAAACCTCGGAAAATTATGTCGAACCTCTCTTTGGAGACTTGTTTGGCATTTATTATTAAGTATAAAACATTTTTTTGGATTTTTTGAAAGGGTTTTCTTATTTGGTGGGACAATTAAAATAAAAGGGAGCTCTCACAAGCTAGTCTTGATTATCTAAATATAATAATTGACAACCTATTTTTATTGTTATACAATCACCCTCGTACTTAAAAATCACATACAATCACATATATATTTACTCTTATTTAGAGAGGTGGAGGGATGTGCCCTATGAAGCCCGGCAACCGTCAACATTTGTTGAAATGGTGCCAATTCACACAAAGCGTTAGCTTTGGGAAATGAGAGAAAGGGAAAAACCATGCCTTTCTGCTCATATGTAGAAGTGGCATTTTTTGTTTGATTAGAAAAAATACATGTATTAATTTTCTGAGAGTAAACTAAACGTATTGTGTGTAGGGATTTGAAGGAAGGTGAAAAACATGATTAAATTGTCGAACGTATCAAAAATCTATGAATCGAAAAACAATAAGGTAACGGCAGTTAATGATATAAATTTAAATGTAAATTCAGGAGAAATATTTGGAATTATTGGATATAGTGGAGCTGGGAAAAGCACATTAATTCGATTATTAAATGGGTTAGAAACACCGACAAATGGAACGATTGATGTTGCAGGTCATAATATCACTAAAGCAAATTCAACGTCTCTTCGGAAAGCAAGAAGAGAAATTAGTATGATCTTTCAACACTTTAACTTACTATGGTCTCGAACAGTTCGGGAAAACATCGCCTTCCCATTAGAAATAAACGGAGTTCCCAAAAAGAAACGGCTACAAAGAGTAGATGAGTTAATTAAACTTGTGGGACTTGAAGGTAGAGAAAATGCTTATCCTTCCCAACTGAGTGGTGGACAAAAACAAAGAGTCGGGATTGCAAGAGCACTTGCAAATAACCCTAAAGTATTACTTTGTGACGAAGCAACCTCTGCACTTGATCCACAAACTACTGATTCCATTTTAGAATTATTAGTTGATATTAACGAAAGACTTGGTTTAACCATTGTTTTAATAACACATGAAATGCATGTTATCCGTAAAATTTGTCATCGTGTAGCAGTTATGGATAGTGGAGCTATTGTTGAACAAGGCGAAGTACTAGAGGTGTTTAAAAAACCTAAGCAACCGATTACTAAGCGTTTTGTCCAACAAGTCACCGAACCAGAAGAAACAAAAGAGACAATTGCACACCTGGTTGATCAATACCCAAATGGTAGAGTCGTACAATTAACTTTTGTAGGAGAAGCTGCAGAGCAGCCAGTTATTACACATATCATTCGTCACTTTGAACTTAATGTGAATATCCTCCAAGGGAAAATCTCACAAACACAAAATGGTTCGTATGGAACACTTTTCATTCATATGGATGGAGAGTTAACCGAAGTTGAACGAGCGATTGATTATATAAAAGAGCAACAAGTAGAAGTGGAGGTGGTAGCAAATGCTTAATGAGCTATTACCAGAGGTCAAATGGGACCGTGTAATTATTGCCACAAATGAAACCTTATATATGACAGTAATTTCAGTCTTAGTCACATTTCTCTTAGGAATTATTTTAGGATTGTTATTATTTCTGACGTCAAAGGGCAACATATGGGAGAATAAATTTTTTAATTTTGTTATAGCAGCAGTGGTGAATATCTTTCGTTCAATTCCATTCATCATATTGATTATCCTATTGATACCATTTACAAAAACAATTGTAGGAACCATTCTTGGTGCAGATGCTGCTCTTCCAGCTTTAATCATTGGAGCTGCGCCATTTTATGCACGAATGGTTGAGATTGCATTACGAGAAATCGATAAAGGTGTTATTGAAGCTGCTAAGTCAATGGGAGCTAGAACAAGTACGATCATTTTAAAAGTACTTCTTCCAGAATCAAAACCAGCATTAGTATCTGGAATAACTGTAACGGCAATCGCTCTAGTCAGTTATACTGCCATGGCGGGAGTAATCGGTGCAGGTGGACTTGGGAATCTGGCATATCTAGAAGGATTTCAACGATCTAACAATCAAGTAACAATTGTTGCAACAGCACTTATCTTGGTTATTGTATTTATACTTCAGTTTATTGGTGACATTGTCACTTCTAAAATAGATAAAAGATAAAAGGGGAGTTAAACATGAAGAAGTTTTTAAGTTTTTTATTCGTAATAGGATTAGTTCTTACTCTTGCCGCTTGCGGAACTGCTAATGAGGGTGAAGGTACAACTGGTGCAGGTGAGGAAACTGAAGATCAAACGGCAAAATTAGTAGTCGGAGCATCAAATGTTCCACATGCTGAAATCCTAGAACAAGTACAACCGATTTTAGCTGAAAGAGGAATTGAATTAGAAATCGTTCCTTTTCAAGATTATATCTTACCTAATAAGGCTTTAGCAGACAAAGAAATTGATGCAAACTATTTTCAACACATACCATATTTAAACTCGCAAATGGCTGAGAATGAGGAATATGATTTTGTAAACGCAGGTGGAATTCATATTGAACCAATCGGAGTTTACTCAAAGAAATATAAAAGTCTAGAAGAACTACCAGAAGGTGCTTTAATTATTATGAGTAGTTCAGTAGCTGACCATGGTCGTATTTTAACAATGCTTCAAGATCAAGGTGTTATTACATTAAGAGAAGACCTTGAAGATACTACTACTGCAACAATCGATGATATTGCAGATAACCCTAAAAACATTGAATTCAAAGCAGATGTAGAAGCTGCATTGTTACCACAGATTTATAATAATGACGAAGGTGATGCAGTATTAATTAACACAAACTATGCGATTGATGCTGGATTAAACCCAATGGAAGATGCTATAGCAATTGAAGGTCCTGAATCACCATATGTGAATATTATTGCAGTTCGCTCAGGTGATGAAACTCGTGAAGAAGTAACAGCACTAGTTGAAGTTTTACGTTCAGAAGAGATTCAAAACTTCATTTTAGAAAAATATGAGGGTGCGGTAGTACCTGTAAGTGAATAAAACAACGGTCTGGCTGTTTCAACAGTCAGACTTTTTTGTTTTAAAAAAATTATCATGAGAAGAGAGCATATTACGAATTTTTTGGACTCATACTAACGTAGAAAATTAAATTGAATGGAGTTGTCACGTATGGAGTTTGAACCACGCAATAATACTGAGGAAGCATTGCATGACTATAAACTAGGATTAGGAACTTTTACACAAAAGATGCCTGATATTGCTCACCATTTTAATGCATTTACCGAAGCGTGCTTCAAGGATGGAACGCTCTCACAAAAAGAAAAGCAGCTCATTGCTCTTGGGATTAGTATTTATTCACAAGATGAATACTGTATTATTTATCATACAAAAGGGTGCTTAGATCAAGGTGCATCAGAAGAAGAAATACTAGAAGCCATCGGAGTAACTGCTGCATTTGGTGGTGGGGCAGCGATGAGCCAAGCTGTTACACTTGTACAAGAATGTATTTCTGATTTGAACCAATATAAACAGTAAGTGAGCGTAAGGACTGACTAAATTTTAAAGTCGGTCTTTTTTAGTGTGAGAAATACATAGCATTTGGGAGGAATTCTAACAAAGAGGTTTCTATTTTATTTATATAGAAACCCAACAAGTTATGTGGAGGTATAACAGGTTTTCTCCTGATTGTGGTAAACCTATGGAATTGTTACCATTATTAATAACAATAAATAAGGAGATGAGAGTTCATTAATCATTTAAGAATAAACTATACGTCAGAATTGGAAAAAGCGATGTTTCAATCGCATGGGATTGGTTATGAGGAATATTGTCTGGATTTTGATTGTCGAATGGAAGTAGAGAAAAGTAGACAAGAAAATTATCAGCAAGAAAAAACTCTTTTATTAAAATTATCGAAAAATCTCACATGAACCATTAATATTATGGGAAACTATAGATAAGATTTAAAACCAGCTATATGCTGGTTTTTTAAATAAAGAAAAAACTCGAATTTAGGAGTAGTTAAAATTAAGAAATCAACCTCATCCGCTTCAGAACATAAAATTTGCCACAGTTTTTACTCAGTAATTGGATAAATGAATAGATAGTGTTTAATTAATGAGTATAACATTTATAAGAAGCAAATTAAGAGATCTAAAACCTGTTCTAATTGAGAATGGTCATCATTAACAATTAACATCTCAAAATCCTTAGAAAGTACATACTTTTGAGATGTTGCTTGAATATTTTTATAATAAATCAAATAGTTGCTATCACTTTTAATTTGTTATAAGATTGTAATGAGAATAAATTGAGAATAAAAGTAGCGACAAATCACGTCAAAACTTTTCAAATTTTATAGGTAACTGGAGGTATTGGTTATGGCAGGTTCAACATTAACAATTAAGGATCTACATGTAGCAATTGATGGTAAAGAAATTCTTAAAGGTGTAAACCTTGAAGTAAAAGGTGGAGAAATCCATGCAATCATGGGACCAAATGGTACAGGTAAATCCACTCTATCATCTGCAATCATGGGACACCCAAAATATGAGGTAACAAGTGGAAGCATCACTTTTGATGGTGAAGATGTACTAGAAATGGAAGTAGACGAGCGTGCACGTGTCGGTCTTTTCCTTGCTATGCAATATCCAAGTGAAATTAGTGGTGTAACAAATGCTGACTTTTTACGTTCTGCAATTAATGCACGTCGCGAAGAAGGCGATGAAATTTCATTAATGAAGTTCATCCGTACAATGGATAAAAACATGGAATACCTTGAAATGGATCCAGATATGGCCCAACGTTATTTAAATGAAGGATTCTCTGGTGGAGAAAAGAAACGTAATGAAATTCTTCAATTAATGATGATTCAACCAAAAATTGCAATCCTTGATGAAATTGACTCAGGGTTAGATATTGATGCGTTAAAGGTTGTATCAAAAGGGATTAATCAAATGCGTGGAGAAGAGTTTGGCTGTTTAATCATTACTCACTATCAACGTTTATTAAACTATATTACTCCAGACTTCGTTCACGTTATGATGCAAGGCCGTGTAGTAAAATCAGGTGGACCTGAGCTTGCACAAAGACTTGAAGCTGAAGGATATGACTGGATTAAGCAAGAGCTTGGAATTGAAGATGAGACAGTAGGTCAAGAAGCGTAAGCGTTAGGGGGATTAAAATGACAATTGATACGAAATTTTCATTCGATCAGGAATATGTCAAAGGGCACTCAACTAAACTTGGTGAACCAAGCTGGCTGCAAGAACTTCGCTTACAAGCTTTATCCAAGCTGGAAGATCTACCAATGCCTAAGCCAGATAAAACAAAAATTGATAAGTGGAACTTCACTCAATTTAAAGCACATACAGTTGAAAGTGCACCATATACTTCATTAAAGGAACTACCTAGTGAAGTAGCGACACTGATTGATGCAGACCAAGAAAACATATATATACAACGTGATAATACACCGGCTTTTTCGAGTCTTTCTGAAGACCTAAAAGCAAAGGGAGTTATCTTAACAGATATTTTTTCGGCAGCAAAAGATCATAGTGATTTACTTCAAAAGTATTTCATGAAAGATGGAGTAAAGGTAGATGAACACCGTTTAACTGCACTTCATGCTGCATTACTAAATGGTGGGGTATTTGTTTATGTACCTAAAAACGTTGAAGTCGACGTTCCTTTACAAGCGGTATTTATCCATGAAAACTCTGATGCAACATTATTTAACCATGTAATTGTAGTTGCTGAAGATAATAGTTCTGTAACATATGTAGAGAACTATATTGCAATTGGTAGCTTCGAAAATGGAGTTGTAAACATTGTGTCTGAAGTGTTTACTGGTGCGAATGCAAAAGTTCAATATGGTGCAGTTGATACACTTGCAAAAGGCGTAACGACTTATGTGAATCGTCGTGGTGTTGCTGGTCGTGACAGTACAATCGAATGGGCCCTAGGATTAATGAATGACGGAGATACAATCTCTGAAAACACTACTTATCTAATGGGAGATGGATCTACAGGCGACACTAAGTCAGTGGTTGTTGGTCGTGGTGAACAAAAACAAAACTTCACAACTAGTGTTATTCATTTTGGTAAAAACACAGACGGTCAAATATTAAAACACGGTGTAATGAAAGATAGTGCAAGCTCAATTTTCAATGGTATTGGTAAAATTGAACATGGTGCTACTAAATCAAACGCCGAGCAAGAATCTCGCGTACTAATGCTTAGTGAAAAAGCACGTGGAGATGCGAACCCAATTCTTCTCATTGATGAAGATGATGTAACTGCTGGTCACGCAGCATCTGTTGGTCGTGTTGACCCGATTCAGCTTTATTATTTAATGAGCCGTGGTGTTCCTAAGACTGAGGCTGAAAGACTTGTAATTCATGGCTTCTTAGCACCTGTTGTTAACGAACTTCCAATTGAGGGAGTTAAGAAACAATTAATCGAGGTTATCGAAAGGAAAGTAAAATAATGAATATCCAAGATATTCGTTCCTACTTTCCAATACTTGATCAAGAGGTCAATGGTAAGAAGCTTGTATATCTAGATAGTGCGGCAACGTCTCAAAAACCTGTACAGGTAATCGAGGCGTTAGATCGTTATTATAGAGAATACAACTCAAATGTACACCGTGGGGTTCATACCTTAGGAACTAAAGCTACGGATGGATATGAGGGTGCGCGTGAAAAGGTTCGAAAGTTTATTAACGCAAAATCAATGCAGGAAGTCATTTTTACTAGAGGTACAACAACTGCTTTAAATATAGTGGCAGAGAGCTATGGAAATGCAAACTTGAATCAAGGTGACGAGATCGTCATATCATATATGGAACACCATGCAAATATTATTCCGTGGCAGCAAGTAGCCAAAAAAACGGGAGCAACTCTTAAATATGTTCCTTTAACTGATGATGGATCAATCACATTAGAAAATGTTGAAAAGACAGTTACTTCTAATACGAAAATTGTATCAATAATGATGGTGTCAAATGTACTTGGTGCTATCAACCCGGTTAAGGATATTGCAGAGATTGCCCATCGTAATGGTGCTGTCATGGTTGTGGATGCAGCTCAAGCTGCACCGCATATGAAAATTGATGTTCAAGATTTAAATTGCGATTTTCTAGCACTTTCTGGTCACAAAATGTGCGGACCTACTGGAATTGGTGCTCTTTATGGTAAACGTGAGCTTCTTGAAAAAATGGAACCAGTGGAAACTGGTGGCGAAATGATTGATTTTGTAGGCTTGTATGAATCTTCATGGAAAGAGCTTCCTTGGAAGTTTGAAGCTGGGACACCAATTATAGCTGGTGCTATAGGTCTAGGGGCTGCGATTGATTTTCTAGAGGAGATAGGTTTAGAAAACATTGAGGCTCATGAACATAAATTAGCCGAATATGCGATGGAACGCATGTCCGAAATAGAAGGATTAACTATTTATGGTCCGAAAAAACGGGCTGGATTAGTCACATTTAATATTAGCGATGTGCATCCACATGATGTTGCTACCGTCCTTGACGCAGATGGAATTGCGGTAAGAGCAGGTCATCATTGTGCTCAACCATTAATGAAGTGGCTAGAGGTATCAGCAACAGCTCGTGCTAGTTTTTACCTATATAATACAAGTGAAGAAATTGATAAACTAGTTGAAGGACTCATTAAAACAAAGGAGTATTTCAGCGATGCCTGGATTTAATAACAATCTCGATACGTTATATCGACAAGTCATTATGGATCATTACAAGAACCCAAGAAATCGTGGTTCTCTTGAGAATGAAACGTTAACCATCGACATGAATAACCCTACATGTGGAGACCGTATTCATCTAACTCTAAAAGTCGAAGATGGTAAGGTAACGGATGCTAAGTTTGATGGAGAAGGTTGTTCCATTTCAATGTCATCTGCTTCAATGATGACTCAAGCAATTAAAGGACAGCCGATTGAAAATGCCATCAAATTATCAAAAATCTTTTCAGATATGATGCAAGGTAAAGATTATGATGAAGATATCGATTTAGGTGATATTGAAGCTCTCCAAGGAGTGTCAAAATTTCCAGCGCGTATTAAATGTGCAACACTTGCATGGAAGGCAATGGAAAAAGGGTTAAATGAACAACAATAACAACGAAGAAAGGTTACGGTCATGTTCATTGAACACGACCTACACCTTTTGAATGGAGGGAAAATGAATGGCTAAGAAAATGCCTGAAATCGGTGATTACAAATATGGATTTGCTGATAAAGATGTCTCTATTTTCCGTTCTGAACGTGGATTAACAAAGGAAATCGTAGAACAAATTTCACGTATGAAGGAAGAGCCACAATGGATGCTTGACTTCCGTTTAAAGTCTTTAGAACATTTCTATAAAATGCCAATGCCACAATGGGGTGGCGATCTTCAAAGTTTAAACTTTGATGAAATCACTTATTATGTTAAACCATCAGAAAAATCTCAGAAATCATGGGATGAAGTACCAGAAGAAATTAAAGCTACATTTGATAAATTGGGGATTCCAGAAGCTGAGCAGAAATATCTTGCGGGTGTTTCTGCTCAA
Encoded here:
- a CDS encoding methionine ABC transporter ATP-binding protein, whose protein sequence is MIKLSNVSKIYESKNNKVTAVNDINLNVNSGEIFGIIGYSGAGKSTLIRLLNGLETPTNGTIDVAGHNITKANSTSLRKARREISMIFQHFNLLWSRTVRENIAFPLEINGVPKKKRLQRVDELIKLVGLEGRENAYPSQLSGGQKQRVGIARALANNPKVLLCDEATSALDPQTTDSILELLVDINERLGLTIVLITHEMHVIRKICHRVAVMDSGAIVEQGEVLEVFKKPKQPITKRFVQQVTEPEETKETIAHLVDQYPNGRVVQLTFVGEAAEQPVITHIIRHFELNVNILQGKISQTQNGSYGTLFIHMDGELTEVERAIDYIKEQQVEVEVVANA
- a CDS encoding methionine ABC transporter permease, producing the protein MLNELLPEVKWDRVIIATNETLYMTVISVLVTFLLGIILGLLLFLTSKGNIWENKFFNFVIAAVVNIFRSIPFIILIILLIPFTKTIVGTILGADAALPALIIGAAPFYARMVEIALREIDKGVIEAAKSMGARTSTIILKVLLPESKPALVSGITVTAIALVSYTAMAGVIGAGGLGNLAYLEGFQRSNNQVTIVATALILVIVFILQFIGDIVTSKIDKR
- a CDS encoding MetQ/NlpA family ABC transporter substrate-binding protein, which translates into the protein MKKFLSFLFVIGLVLTLAACGTANEGEGTTGAGEETEDQTAKLVVGASNVPHAEILEQVQPILAERGIELEIVPFQDYILPNKALADKEIDANYFQHIPYLNSQMAENEEYDFVNAGGIHIEPIGVYSKKYKSLEELPEGALIIMSSSVADHGRILTMLQDQGVITLREDLEDTTTATIDDIADNPKNIEFKADVEAALLPQIYNNDEGDAVLINTNYAIDAGLNPMEDAIAIEGPESPYVNIIAVRSGDETREEVTALVEVLRSEEIQNFILEKYEGAVVPVSE
- a CDS encoding carboxymuconolactone decarboxylase family protein; the encoded protein is MEFEPRNNTEEALHDYKLGLGTFTQKMPDIAHHFNAFTEACFKDGTLSQKEKQLIALGISIYSQDEYCIIYHTKGCLDQGASEEEILEAIGVTAAFGGGAAMSQAVTLVQECISDLNQYKQ
- the sufC gene encoding Fe-S cluster assembly ATPase SufC — translated: MAGSTLTIKDLHVAIDGKEILKGVNLEVKGGEIHAIMGPNGTGKSTLSSAIMGHPKYEVTSGSITFDGEDVLEMEVDERARVGLFLAMQYPSEISGVTNADFLRSAINARREEGDEISLMKFIRTMDKNMEYLEMDPDMAQRYLNEGFSGGEKKRNEILQLMMIQPKIAILDEIDSGLDIDALKVVSKGINQMRGEEFGCLIITHYQRLLNYITPDFVHVMMQGRVVKSGGPELAQRLEAEGYDWIKQELGIEDETVGQEA
- the sufD gene encoding Fe-S cluster assembly protein SufD, giving the protein MTIDTKFSFDQEYVKGHSTKLGEPSWLQELRLQALSKLEDLPMPKPDKTKIDKWNFTQFKAHTVESAPYTSLKELPSEVATLIDADQENIYIQRDNTPAFSSLSEDLKAKGVILTDIFSAAKDHSDLLQKYFMKDGVKVDEHRLTALHAALLNGGVFVYVPKNVEVDVPLQAVFIHENSDATLFNHVIVVAEDNSSVTYVENYIAIGSFENGVVNIVSEVFTGANAKVQYGAVDTLAKGVTTYVNRRGVAGRDSTIEWALGLMNDGDTISENTTYLMGDGSTGDTKSVVVGRGEQKQNFTTSVIHFGKNTDGQILKHGVMKDSASSIFNGIGKIEHGATKSNAEQESRVLMLSEKARGDANPILLIDEDDVTAGHAASVGRVDPIQLYYLMSRGVPKTEAERLVIHGFLAPVVNELPIEGVKKQLIEVIERKVK
- a CDS encoding cysteine desulfurase; amino-acid sequence: MNIQDIRSYFPILDQEVNGKKLVYLDSAATSQKPVQVIEALDRYYREYNSNVHRGVHTLGTKATDGYEGAREKVRKFINAKSMQEVIFTRGTTTALNIVAESYGNANLNQGDEIVISYMEHHANIIPWQQVAKKTGATLKYVPLTDDGSITLENVEKTVTSNTKIVSIMMVSNVLGAINPVKDIAEIAHRNGAVMVVDAAQAAPHMKIDVQDLNCDFLALSGHKMCGPTGIGALYGKRELLEKMEPVETGGEMIDFVGLYESSWKELPWKFEAGTPIIAGAIGLGAAIDFLEEIGLENIEAHEHKLAEYAMERMSEIEGLTIYGPKKRAGLVTFNISDVHPHDVATVLDADGIAVRAGHHCAQPLMKWLEVSATARASFYLYNTSEEIDKLVEGLIKTKEYFSDAWI
- the sufU gene encoding Fe-S cluster assembly sulfur transfer protein SufU, whose product is MPGFNNNLDTLYRQVIMDHYKNPRNRGSLENETLTIDMNNPTCGDRIHLTLKVEDGKVTDAKFDGEGCSISMSSASMMTQAIKGQPIENAIKLSKIFSDMMQGKDYDEDIDLGDIEALQGVSKFPARIKCATLAWKAMEKGLNEQQ